Below is a window of Gemmatimonadota bacterium DNA.
CTCACCATCGAAGACGTCTTCTGCGTCGATATCCGTTCGCTCACCATGAACGGCTTTCGGTGGCTGCGCCAGCTGGCATCCGGGGGCATGGGAGGTGCACCGCGAGTGAGGGGGCTGGTCGACACACAGCCTCTCCGGAACTACCTGACCGAGGTGCTGCACGCCGTCGACGGCGAGCTCACGGGCGTGCGTTACAATCTGGAGCGTGGTTCGTTGAAGGCTGTCGCGATCAGCACGTCGAGCTACTCGACCCAGCAATCGGTCACCTGGGTGCAGGGATCCGACATCCACGAGTGGCAGCGCGCCCGGCGGAGGGCCGTGAACGCGGTGATGACCGTCGAGCACGTGATGGCCTCCGCCGCGCTGCCGCTCATCTTTCCCGCCGTCCGACTCGGAAACGCGTGGTACGGCGACGGTAGCATCCGTCTGACCGCTCCTCTCTCGCCAGCGCTGCACCTGGGAGCCCGAAGGATCCTCGCGATCTCGACCCGCTACGAAGGCAGCGAGCACGAGGCGGAGGAGCCCACCGTCTTGGCGTACCCTCCCCCAGCTCAGGTCGCGGGCATCCTGATGAACTCGATCTTCCTCGACCTGCTCGACAACGACGCTCTACGGCTCGAGCGGCTCAACCGGCTGCTCGAGCGCCTGCCCCCCGAGAAACGGGACGGCCTCAAGCCGGTCCGCTTGTTGAAGCTGCGACCGTCGATGGACCTGGGGAGGCTCGCGTACGAGTACGAGCCCCAGCTGCCCAGGGCCTTTCGCTTCCTCACGCGCGGACTGGGAACGAAACAGGCGCGCAGCCCCGACTTCTTGAGCCTGATACTCTTCCAACCCGACTATCTCCAGAAACTGATGGAGGTCGGAGAGGCTGACGCCGAGGCACGGGGCCAGGAGATCTTGGAGTTCCTGCAAGACGACGAATAGAGCCTCGTCGGTGGCCACTCTATCTGGGCCCGTAGTTAGCTTTAGG
It encodes the following:
- a CDS encoding patatin-like phospholipase family protein, whose amino-acid sequence is MTPVPPLGPLEEVPTANRTAGPSDLGLVMGGGGASAAYQVGFLRYVARNFPELRIPYVTGASAGAINAALIASHHGSFLQAVGELSQLWGNLTIEDVFCVDIRSLTMNGFRWLRQLASGGMGGAPRVRGLVDTQPLRNYLTEVLHAVDGELTGVRYNLERGSLKAVAISTSSYSTQQSVTWVQGSDIHEWQRARRRAVNAVMTVEHVMASAALPLIFPAVRLGNAWYGDGSIRLTAPLSPALHLGARRILAISTRYEGSEHEAEEPTVLAYPPPAQVAGILMNSIFLDLLDNDALRLERLNRLLERLPPEKRDGLKPVRLLKLRPSMDLGRLAYEYEPQLPRAFRFLTRGLGTKQARSPDFLSLILFQPDYLQKLMEVGEADAEARGQEILEFLQDDE